The following are encoded in a window of Geobacter metallireducens GS-15 genomic DNA:
- the lptC gene encoding LPS export ABC transporter periplasmic protein LptC, producing the protein MVKPNKIRHILASVIVLATLYIAVSLALKLGAGGKKDEGLPALPRNVEISLSKIHYTETKDGVRQWDLYAGKGEYDKARDVTRLTDVRLVLHERGKSGEITLVSDQADYFNAAKNVALTGNVVAKSESGMEFTTGRASYQSNRSLVVTDDRVRFTDGGMSVSGVGMELSVKTRQVRILRDVTATVAPGKKG; encoded by the coding sequence ATGGTAAAACCCAATAAAATCAGGCATATTCTTGCCTCTGTCATTGTTCTTGCTACTCTCTATATTGCCGTTTCTCTGGCGTTGAAGCTTGGGGCGGGTGGCAAGAAAGATGAGGGGTTGCCGGCCCTTCCTCGCAATGTGGAGATATCCCTCAGCAAGATTCATTACACTGAAACCAAGGATGGTGTCAGGCAGTGGGACCTCTACGCGGGCAAGGGTGAATACGACAAGGCGCGGGACGTTACGAGGTTGACAGATGTGCGTCTGGTGCTTCATGAGAGAGGCAAGAGCGGCGAGATAACTCTTGTTTCAGATCAGGCCGATTACTTCAATGCCGCGAAAAATGTGGCGCTTACCGGAAACGTCGTGGCAAAGAGTGAGTCCGGCATGGAGTTTACCACGGGGCGGGCATCCTACCAGTCGAACCGCTCCCTCGTGGTGACCGATGACAGGGTAAGGTTTACCGATGGTGGGATGAGCGTCTCTGGCGTGGGAATGGAACTATCCGTCAAGACGCGTCAGGTGAGGATTTTGAGAGACGTAACCGCGACTGTCGCGCCGGGGAAAAAGGGATAA
- the lptA gene encoding lipopolysaccharide transport periplasmic protein LptA, whose product MKRMLTVLLFLVVVSLGTAHSAQLPKGGRQGQPITIKSNELSTDSRHNTATFTGKVIARQGDLTIYADKLVVHYKADGGDLDRVEASGNVRIVQGDRLATARDGVYQSAEQKIVLTGDPKVFQGENTVSGKVITYFVDEEKSIVTGGPDTRVEAVITPKEKGKDGGQQR is encoded by the coding sequence ATGAAACGAATGCTCACGGTGCTGCTTTTCCTCGTGGTGGTATCACTGGGGACCGCGCATTCCGCACAACTCCCAAAGGGGGGGCGGCAAGGGCAGCCTATTACCATTAAATCCAATGAACTGTCCACGGACAGCAGGCATAATACGGCAACATTCACCGGCAAAGTCATCGCTCGCCAAGGTGATCTGACGATCTACGCAGACAAGCTGGTTGTCCACTACAAGGCTGATGGTGGCGATCTCGACAGAGTTGAAGCATCGGGCAACGTGCGGATCGTCCAGGGAGATCGCCTCGCCACGGCTCGCGACGGGGTCTACCAGAGTGCCGAGCAGAAGATCGTTCTGACCGGCGACCCCAAGGTTTTTCAAGGTGAGAATACGGTGTCCGGCAAAGTCATCACCTACTTTGTAGACGAAGAGAAAAGCATTGTCACGGGCGGTCCGGACACAAGGGTAGAGGCGGTCATTACGCCAAAGGAAAAGGGGAAGGATGGCGGCCAACAGCGCTGA
- the lptB gene encoding LPS export ABC transporter ATP-binding protein, with amino-acid sequence MAANSADMVLQAHGLRKGFGKRVVVNGVDLRVATGEVVGLLGPNGAGKTTTFYMVVGLCRPDGGQVFIGDEEITALPMYQRARMGISYLPQEPSVFRKLTVEENILAVLETMDLSSSERRDRAAELIGEFKIDHIAKSKGYALSGGERRRVEIARALATDPLFILLDEPFAGIDPIAVIDIQGIITELKARGIGILISDHNVRETLGVCDNAYIMSAGEVIEYGDPVKIAGSKQAREIYLGEKFRL; translated from the coding sequence ATGGCGGCCAACAGCGCTGATATGGTTTTGCAGGCGCATGGCCTCCGGAAGGGATTCGGCAAGCGTGTCGTCGTGAATGGGGTTGACCTGCGGGTTGCCACCGGCGAGGTGGTGGGGCTGCTGGGACCCAACGGCGCTGGAAAGACCACCACGTTTTACATGGTTGTGGGGCTCTGCCGACCGGATGGGGGGCAGGTCTTTATCGGCGACGAAGAGATTACTGCTCTTCCCATGTATCAGCGTGCGCGCATGGGGATCAGCTATCTCCCTCAAGAACCATCAGTTTTCCGTAAACTTACGGTGGAAGAAAACATACTGGCCGTGCTGGAGACTATGGATCTTTCGTCATCTGAACGGCGTGATCGAGCTGCGGAGCTTATCGGCGAGTTCAAGATTGATCATATAGCAAAAAGCAAGGGATACGCCCTCTCCGGTGGGGAGCGTCGGCGGGTCGAGATAGCACGGGCACTGGCCACGGATCCCCTTTTCATCCTTCTTGACGAACCTTTTGCCGGCATCGATCCCATTGCGGTGATCGATATTCAGGGGATCATTACTGAATTGAAGGCGCGTGGAATAGGGATATTGATCTCTGACCACAACGTGAGGGAGACCCTCGGTGTATGCGATAACGCCTACATCATGAGCGCCGGCGAAGTGATAGAGTATGGCGATCCGGTCAAAATTGCCGGAAGCAAGCAGGCCCGGGAGATTTATCTGGGAGAAAAATTCAGGCTTTAA
- the rpoN gene encoding RNA polymerase factor sigma-54, translating into MAIEMRQQMKLTQQLVMTPQLQQAIKLLQLSRLELQDLVRQEMEENPVLEETLELEEPKEQDQLEQSEKEETPSGEDNKEFQEVKAGEETLRETDWDSYLEGYNFSAGEQYYDDEDRPSYENVLTRKGTLGDHLMWQLSLTRFSDVETAVGAEIIGNIDEDGYFRATVEEIARSQGVDEALVETCLKKVQEFDPMGVGARDLRECLLIQVEQLGMGGSVVEGILRHHLHDLEARKYKQIAKALGVDINDVLMGARIIAGFDPKPGRVYGSEDVHYISADIFVYKIGEDYVVVLNDEGLPNLRISPYYAGEAKASGQVDAKAEEYINDKVRSAMWLIKSIHQRQRTIYKVAKSISKFQRDFLDKGIEYLRPLVLRDVAEDIGMHESTISRVTTNKYMQTPQGLFEMKYFFNSGISTGEGDFIASESVKNKIKEIVEAEDPRKPYSDQRIADLLSAHSINIARRTVTKYREMLRIGSSSERKRHF; encoded by the coding sequence ATGGCCATTGAAATGCGTCAACAGATGAAGCTGACCCAGCAACTGGTGATGACTCCCCAGTTGCAGCAGGCCATCAAGCTTCTCCAGCTCTCACGGCTTGAGCTTCAGGATCTTGTCCGTCAGGAAATGGAGGAGAATCCGGTCCTTGAGGAAACCCTCGAACTGGAGGAACCCAAAGAGCAGGACCAGTTGGAGCAGTCCGAAAAGGAAGAGACACCTTCTGGTGAGGACAACAAGGAGTTCCAGGAGGTGAAAGCGGGCGAGGAAACGCTGCGCGAAACCGACTGGGACAGCTATCTCGAAGGTTATAATTTCAGCGCGGGCGAGCAGTATTACGACGACGAAGATCGCCCCTCCTACGAAAATGTCCTGACCCGCAAGGGCACGCTCGGTGATCACCTCATGTGGCAGTTGAGCCTCACCCGGTTTTCTGACGTGGAGACGGCGGTGGGTGCCGAGATTATAGGCAATATCGATGAAGACGGCTATTTCCGTGCCACAGTGGAGGAAATTGCGCGATCGCAGGGCGTTGACGAAGCCCTTGTCGAGACATGTCTCAAAAAGGTTCAGGAATTCGACCCCATGGGGGTTGGTGCGCGGGACCTCAGGGAGTGCCTCCTTATTCAGGTGGAACAGCTTGGAATGGGGGGAAGCGTCGTGGAGGGGATCCTGCGTCATCACCTCCACGATCTTGAAGCCCGCAAATACAAGCAGATTGCCAAGGCCCTCGGGGTCGACATCAACGATGTCCTCATGGGGGCGCGGATCATTGCCGGGTTTGATCCCAAGCCGGGGCGGGTCTATGGCTCCGAGGACGTCCACTATATTTCCGCCGACATTTTCGTTTACAAGATCGGAGAGGATTACGTGGTGGTGCTGAACGACGAGGGACTCCCCAACCTCCGGATCAGCCCCTACTACGCGGGAGAAGCCAAGGCGAGCGGCCAGGTTGATGCCAAGGCCGAGGAATACATCAACGACAAGGTCCGTTCGGCCATGTGGCTCATTAAGAGTATTCACCAGCGGCAGCGGACCATTTACAAAGTGGCCAAGAGCATCTCCAAGTTCCAGCGCGATTTTCTCGACAAGGGGATTGAATATCTTCGCCCCCTGGTGCTCCGCGATGTGGCCGAGGATATCGGCATGCACGAGTCGACCATCAGCCGCGTCACCACCAACAAGTACATGCAGACCCCCCAGGGGCTCTTCGAAATGAAGTATTTCTTCAACAGCGGCATTTCCACGGGAGAGGGTGATTTCATCGCCTCCGAGAGTGTCAAGAACAAGATCAAGGAAATCGTCGAGGCCGAGGATCCCCGTAAGCCTTACAGCGACCAGCGTATCGCCGATCTTCTGTCGGCCCACAGCATTAACATCGCCCGGCGCACGGTCACCAAGTACCGTGAGATGCTGAGAATAGGATCGTCTTCGGAGCGCAAGCGGCATTTCTGA
- the hpf gene encoding ribosome hibernation-promoting factor, HPF/YfiA family, translating into MQITTTFRHMEQSDALKGYAAEKLERVKKYIDEPITAQVFLTVEKIRHMAEVTLTAKGVTIKAAEETNDMYAAIDAVVDKIERQLRRYKERLKNHKPAVDNRALEVQKTILTAESIDQQQEPVIVRSKTITIKPMSVEEAVMQMDLLHKDFLVFTDSTTEVINVVYRRKDGNYGLIEPSRK; encoded by the coding sequence ATGCAAATTACCACAACGTTCAGGCACATGGAGCAGAGCGATGCCCTCAAGGGCTACGCTGCCGAAAAACTGGAAAGGGTTAAGAAATATATTGACGAACCCATTACCGCACAGGTCTTCCTCACCGTGGAGAAAATCCGCCACATGGCCGAGGTGACCCTGACCGCAAAGGGAGTCACCATCAAGGCCGCCGAAGAAACTAACGACATGTACGCTGCCATTGACGCTGTCGTGGACAAGATCGAGCGCCAGCTCCGGCGGTATAAGGAGCGCCTTAAGAACCACAAGCCGGCCGTCGACAATCGAGCCCTCGAAGTGCAGAAGACCATCCTTACTGCCGAGAGTATCGACCAGCAGCAAGAGCCGGTTATTGTCCGCAGCAAGACCATAACCATCAAGCCGATGTCCGTCGAGGAGGCGGTTATGCAGATGGATCTCCTCCACAAGGACTTCCTCGTTTTCACCGATTCCACCACCGAAGTCATCAATGTCGTCTACCGTCGCAAGGACGGAAACTACGGTCTCATAGAGCCGTCGCGCAAATAA
- the hprK gene encoding HPr(Ser) kinase/phosphatase has protein sequence MNTISLSIEDLLNDTEYGLDLSLVAGRGGVGHRVFSSRIQKPGLALTGYTDHLHPDRVQVLGNTEISYLRQLHEELATIFVDKFCEYPISCIIVTKGLDPPQFLKDAAEREAIPLLVTPLQSSTFISLITKFLEERLLPTTHIHGVLVDVLGVGVLLLGKSGIGKSECALDLVIRGHRLVADDVVFVKKKMPAALVGQAAEAIQYHIEIRGLGVLNIKNLFGVSSIREKKIIEMVIELVEWDPQQEYDRLGLDDEVYTILDLELPYIKIPVRPGRNLTSIIEVAARNHLLKGMGYHSAREFQEKLLARMENRPLGDEVE, from the coding sequence TTGAACACCATCAGCCTCTCAATCGAAGACCTCCTCAATGACACGGAGTACGGTCTCGACCTCTCCCTCGTTGCGGGAAGGGGAGGGGTCGGCCATCGTGTGTTCAGCTCTCGCATTCAGAAGCCGGGCCTGGCCCTCACCGGGTACACCGACCACCTCCATCCGGACCGGGTACAGGTGCTCGGGAATACCGAAATATCCTACTTGCGCCAGCTCCACGAGGAACTTGCTACGATTTTCGTCGACAAGTTCTGCGAATACCCTATTTCCTGCATCATCGTCACCAAGGGGCTTGATCCGCCCCAGTTCCTCAAGGATGCGGCCGAACGCGAAGCAATCCCCCTGCTGGTGACGCCACTTCAGTCGTCAACTTTTATCTCGCTCATTACAAAGTTTCTTGAGGAGCGGCTTCTCCCCACGACCCATATCCATGGTGTGCTCGTGGACGTTCTCGGCGTGGGCGTTCTGCTGCTGGGGAAAAGCGGCATCGGCAAGAGTGAGTGCGCTCTTGACTTGGTCATACGTGGTCACCGCCTCGTGGCAGACGACGTGGTGTTCGTGAAGAAGAAGATGCCGGCAGCCCTTGTTGGACAGGCTGCTGAGGCAATTCAGTATCACATCGAAATCAGGGGACTTGGCGTCCTCAACATCAAGAACCTTTTCGGCGTCTCCTCTATCCGTGAAAAAAAGATCATTGAGATGGTGATCGAGCTGGTTGAGTGGGACCCTCAGCAAGAATATGACCGTCTCGGCCTTGACGACGAAGTATATACCATTCTCGATCTGGAGCTCCCCTACATCAAGATTCCCGTCAGACCCGGACGCAACCTTACCTCCATCATCGAGGTGGCCGCCCGCAACCATCTCCTCAAGGGAATGGGTTACCACTCGGCCCGGGAGTTCCAGGAGAAGCTCCTGGCTCGGATGGAAAACCGTCCTCTTGGGGATGAGGTGGAGTAG
- the rapZ gene encoding RNase adapter RapZ: MRVLVISGLSGSGKSTAVRVLEDEGFFCIDNLPVQLFPTIIDLVNKAQETVPGVALVMDIRGRDFLKGFEKIFQEIDDAGHTIEIIFFDATDEVLIRRFSETRRRHPALESGSVPEGIRYEREQLSGLRRLATLVIDTSELNVHQLKEMVLARVKGEAGARRMTIHLQSFGYRYGIPLESDLVMDVRFLSNPHFVPELKPLSGLDPGVRNFVLEKPETTQFLARFEGLLEYLLPAYQREGKSYLTISIGCTGGRHRSVALVEELRRFFDRAGIAVKVSHRDMEKG; encoded by the coding sequence ATGCGCGTTCTGGTAATCTCCGGTCTGTCCGGTTCGGGCAAGTCGACGGCGGTTCGCGTTCTGGAGGATGAGGGGTTTTTCTGCATCGACAATCTTCCGGTTCAGCTCTTTCCGACGATCATCGACCTGGTCAACAAAGCCCAGGAGACGGTGCCGGGGGTGGCTTTGGTCATGGACATCCGGGGGAGGGATTTTCTCAAGGGCTTCGAGAAGATCTTCCAGGAGATTGATGATGCCGGACACACCATTGAGATCATCTTTTTCGATGCAACCGACGAAGTTCTGATCCGGCGCTTCTCCGAGACCCGCCGGCGCCATCCCGCCCTGGAGAGCGGCTCGGTCCCCGAGGGCATTCGTTACGAACGCGAGCAATTGTCAGGGCTCCGACGCCTTGCCACCCTCGTCATCGACACGTCGGAGCTGAACGTCCATCAGCTCAAAGAGATGGTGCTGGCACGGGTGAAGGGAGAGGCCGGTGCCCGGAGGATGACGATCCATCTCCAGTCGTTCGGCTACCGGTACGGGATTCCCCTGGAGTCAGATCTGGTTATGGATGTCCGTTTCCTATCCAACCCGCATTTTGTGCCGGAGCTCAAACCCTTGTCGGGGCTGGACCCCGGCGTCCGGAACTTCGTTCTTGAAAAACCCGAGACTACCCAGTTTCTTGCCCGGTTCGAGGGGCTTCTCGAATATCTTCTTCCCGCCTATCAGCGGGAAGGAAAATCGTATCTTACAATCTCCATCGGCTGCACCGGCGGCAGACACCGTTCCGTCGCTCTTGTCGAAGAGCTCCGCCGATTCTTCGACCGCGCAGGCATTGCGGTGAAGGTGAGCCACAGGGATATGGAAAAGGGATGA
- a CDS encoding PTS sugar transporter subunit IIA, translating to MIGLVLVTHAGLAEELLRGAEMIVGPIESAETIGIRPGDQADAIMERIAEAVKRVSVDGALIMTDMFGGTPSNMSLSFLEADRIEVLTGVNLPMVIKFAAERDRIAVAELATSLKECGRESIAVAGDYLK from the coding sequence ATGATTGGATTGGTGCTCGTTACCCATGCCGGCCTTGCTGAGGAACTCCTCAGGGGGGCCGAGATGATCGTAGGACCCATTGAGTCCGCCGAAACCATCGGAATCCGGCCGGGAGATCAGGCTGATGCGATCATGGAGCGCATTGCAGAGGCCGTGAAACGTGTTTCCGTGGACGGTGCGCTTATCATGACGGACATGTTTGGCGGGACGCCGTCGAATATGAGTCTTTCCTTCCTCGAGGCCGACCGCATCGAGGTGTTGACCGGCGTGAATCTGCCGATGGTCATCAAGTTTGCTGCCGAGCGGGACCGGATAGCTGTTGCCGAACTGGCCACGTCCCTCAAGGAGTGCGGCCGCGAGAGTATCGCCGTGGCCGGAGATTATCTGAAATAA
- a CDS encoding HPr family phosphocarrier protein translates to MLDQEFTIINKLGLHARASALFVKTASRFRSDIKIVREGIEVNGKSIMGIMMLAAAKGTLIRVKIEGEDEAEAMAALGELITNGFGEE, encoded by the coding sequence ATGCTCGACCAGGAATTCACCATCATCAACAAACTCGGTCTCCACGCACGGGCCTCGGCCCTTTTTGTCAAGACGGCAAGCCGTTTTCGCTCTGACATAAAGATTGTGCGAGAGGGGATCGAGGTGAACGGCAAGAGCATCATGGGGATCATGATGCTGGCCGCGGCCAAGGGAACACTTATCAGGGTGAAAATTGAGGGGGAGGACGAGGCGGAAGCAATGGCCGCCCTCGGAGAGCTTATAACCAATGGATTCGGCGAGGAATGA
- the ptsP gene encoding phosphoenolpyruvate--protein phosphotransferase: MDSARNETRIFRGIEASAGIAIGTARLTDRSRVAVTEVSIGDEEVELECARFLAALQDAREELLAVKEHLASSRGPEHLYVVDSHLLILEDGMLTRGTLDLIAGEKINAEAALKRNLLKFKEFFSAIEDEYLRERAGDVETVVERIMRAMVGKRQECIGSIDGGKIVIVAHDLSPTDILQIDKNNVIGFITDLGGRTSHTAILARALEIPAVVGLETITGEDIDGLPIIIDGTDGTVVVNPDQDTFRDYLRRKQRYDYLEQEFLKLRDLPAETIDGHRISLMGNIEFAEEIPTLKGHGGEGIGLYRTEMLYMNRQGLPDEEEQYLAYSAIVEAMAPLPITIRTLDVGGDKLATDLHLEDEMNPALGLRAIRLSLRKPEVFKTQLRAILRASVRGKVRIFFPMISGVEEVRAAKAILEEAKNELRAEGVPFDNAIDVGIMIEIPSAVLVADILAREVDFFSVGTNDLIQYSLAIDRTNEHLAHLYQPMHPAVLRSLRTVVDAAHAAGIRACMCGEVAGESRYLPILLGLGFDELSMTGVSIPRVKKVLRRAVKADAQLLVSRAFTFSTAAEVEAFLNSEISARFSESFD; the protein is encoded by the coding sequence ATGGATTCGGCGAGGAATGAAACGAGGATTTTTCGCGGAATAGAAGCCTCGGCCGGCATCGCCATCGGCACGGCACGCTTGACCGACCGCAGTCGCGTGGCGGTCACCGAGGTTTCCATCGGCGATGAAGAGGTGGAACTGGAGTGCGCCCGCTTCCTCGCAGCGCTTCAGGATGCCCGGGAAGAGCTCCTTGCTGTCAAGGAGCATCTGGCGTCAAGCCGCGGTCCGGAACACCTCTATGTTGTCGATAGCCACCTTCTGATCCTTGAAGATGGGATGCTGACCCGTGGCACCCTTGATCTGATTGCCGGCGAGAAGATCAATGCCGAAGCTGCCCTCAAGCGTAACCTCCTAAAGTTCAAAGAATTCTTTTCCGCCATTGAAGATGAGTATCTGCGCGAACGGGCCGGTGATGTAGAAACCGTCGTCGAGCGTATCATGCGCGCCATGGTGGGAAAACGACAGGAGTGCATCGGCTCCATTGACGGTGGCAAGATCGTCATCGTCGCCCACGACCTCTCTCCAACCGACATTCTCCAGATCGACAAGAACAACGTTATCGGCTTCATAACTGATCTGGGGGGACGAACATCACACACCGCCATACTGGCCAGGGCACTGGAAATTCCTGCAGTCGTAGGTCTTGAAACGATTACCGGCGAAGACATCGACGGACTGCCGATAATCATCGATGGCACTGACGGGACGGTGGTCGTCAATCCCGACCAGGATACCTTTCGCGATTACCTGCGGCGCAAGCAACGTTACGACTATCTGGAGCAGGAATTTCTTAAACTGCGGGATCTCCCTGCCGAGACCATAGACGGCCATCGGATTTCACTCATGGGTAACATTGAGTTTGCCGAGGAGATCCCAACGCTCAAGGGTCACGGAGGTGAGGGGATCGGTCTTTACCGGACCGAGATGCTTTACATGAACCGCCAGGGACTTCCCGACGAAGAAGAGCAATACTTGGCCTACTCCGCAATCGTCGAAGCAATGGCACCTCTGCCGATAACCATTCGCACCCTCGACGTGGGGGGCGATAAACTCGCCACCGACCTCCATCTGGAAGACGAGATGAACCCGGCCCTGGGACTGCGCGCCATTCGTCTGTCTCTCCGTAAACCCGAGGTCTTCAAGACCCAGTTGCGGGCAATTCTGCGCGCCAGCGTACGGGGAAAAGTCCGGATATTCTTCCCGATGATTTCGGGGGTAGAGGAAGTGCGCGCCGCCAAGGCGATTCTGGAGGAAGCGAAAAATGAGCTCCGTGCTGAAGGAGTTCCCTTCGACAACGCCATTGATGTTGGCATCATGATCGAGATTCCGTCGGCTGTGCTCGTTGCCGACATTCTTGCCCGGGAGGTGGATTTCTTCAGCGTCGGCACCAATGACCTCATCCAGTACTCGTTGGCCATCGACCGAACCAATGAGCACCTGGCGCACCTCTATCAACCGATGCACCCCGCTGTTCTCCGATCTCTCCGGACGGTGGTCGATGCGGCCCATGCCGCCGGAATCCGCGCCTGCATGTGTGGCGAGGTGGCGGGCGAGTCACGCTATCTTCCCATACTCCTCGGTTTGGGGTTTGATGAACTGTCCATGACCGGCGTGTCGATTCCGCGAGTCAAGAAAGTCCTGCGCCGGGCCGTCAAGGCTGACGCCCAGTTGCTCGTCTCCCGGGCCTTCACTTTTTCCACCGCCGCCGAAGTGGAGGCCTTCCTGAACAGCGAGATTTCCGCACGGTTTTCCGAGAGTTTCGACTGA
- the metK gene encoding methionine adenosyltransferase, which produces MEMKDYIFTSESVSEGHPDKVADQVSDSILDAILAQDPRARVACETLVTTGMAVIAGEITTSAVVDYPKVVRETIREIGYNDSAMGFDWETCAVLVSIDKQSPDISQGVTEGEGMFKEQGAGDQGLMFGYACTETPELMPMSITYAHKLTQKLAEVRKNGVLDFLRPDSKSQVSVEYVDDKPVRVDTVVISSQHTPEVSYEAIKEGIIEEVVKKIIPAHLMDERTRMLINPTGRFVVGGPMGDCGLTGRKIIVDSYGGHGAHGGGAFSGKDPSKVDRSAAYMGRYVAKNLVAAGLCEKCEVQVAYAIGVAEPVSVMVDTAGTGKISSKRIAEIVREVFDLRPRAIIEQLDLLRPIYRKTAAYGHFGRELPEFTWERTDKVYMIRQKAGI; this is translated from the coding sequence ATGGAGATGAAGGACTATATTTTTACCTCCGAATCGGTTTCCGAGGGACATCCCGACAAGGTCGCGGATCAGGTGTCGGATTCCATTCTTGATGCGATTCTTGCACAGGATCCCAGGGCCCGCGTTGCCTGCGAAACCCTGGTAACTACCGGTATGGCGGTTATTGCCGGCGAGATCACCACGAGTGCCGTGGTGGACTATCCGAAGGTTGTCCGCGAGACCATCCGGGAGATCGGCTACAACGACTCGGCCATGGGGTTCGACTGGGAAACCTGCGCGGTGCTCGTTTCCATTGACAAACAGTCCCCTGACATCTCCCAGGGGGTCACGGAGGGCGAGGGGATGTTCAAGGAGCAGGGGGCCGGCGACCAGGGGCTCATGTTCGGCTATGCCTGCACCGAAACCCCCGAACTCATGCCGATGTCCATCACCTATGCCCACAAGCTGACCCAGAAGCTGGCCGAGGTGCGCAAGAACGGTGTGCTGGACTTCCTTCGTCCCGACTCCAAGTCCCAAGTCTCCGTCGAATATGTGGACGACAAGCCGGTGCGCGTCGATACGGTCGTCATCTCATCCCAGCATACGCCGGAGGTTTCCTACGAAGCCATCAAGGAAGGGATCATCGAGGAGGTCGTGAAGAAGATCATCCCGGCCCACCTCATGGACGAACGGACCCGCATGCTCATCAACCCCACCGGCCGCTTTGTCGTCGGCGGTCCCATGGGTGACTGCGGCCTGACCGGGCGCAAGATCATCGTCGACAGCTACGGCGGCCATGGTGCCCATGGCGGCGGCGCCTTCTCCGGCAAGGACCCCTCGAAAGTGGACCGCTCTGCCGCCTACATGGGGCGTTACGTTGCCAAGAACCTGGTAGCCGCCGGCCTGTGCGAGAAGTGCGAGGTTCAGGTAGCCTACGCCATCGGCGTTGCCGAGCCGGTTTCGGTCATGGTCGATACCGCCGGCACCGGCAAGATCTCCTCCAAGCGGATTGCCGAGATCGTCCGCGAGGTCTTCGACCTGCGGCCGCGCGCCATCATCGAGCAGCTGGACCTTCTCCGCCCCATTTATCGCAAGACCGCCGCTTACGGTCACTTTGGCCGTGAGCTGCCCGAGTTCACCTGGGAGCGGACCGACAAGGTGTATATGATCCGCCAGAAGGCGGGAATCTAG
- a CDS encoding response regulator transcription factor, with the protein MTEEKPHILLVEDEMHLARGICFNLEMEGYRVSHVESGEEALERLAYDRFALIILDVMLPGMDGFAVCERIRTMDSRVPVLILTARSDEGARVTGLQSGADDYLTKPFSLNEFLLRVGGMLRRSSWYRPEPVEEAYRFGDNEVFLLSYHARTAQGEIDLTELEVKMLSLFFQREGEAISRREILENVWGYTSDTETRTLDNFIVRLRKYFEPNPARPIYFHTVRGLGYRFSRKGSEIVRS; encoded by the coding sequence ATGACCGAAGAAAAACCCCACATCCTCCTGGTTGAAGACGAGATGCACCTGGCCCGGGGGATATGTTTCAACCTCGAAATGGAAGGATACCGGGTAAGTCACGTGGAGAGCGGCGAAGAGGCCCTGGAGCGCCTTGCCTACGACCGCTTCGCCCTCATCATTCTCGATGTCATGCTCCCGGGGATGGACGGATTCGCGGTCTGCGAACGGATCCGCACCATGGACAGCCGCGTGCCGGTGCTGATCCTGACCGCCCGTTCCGATGAGGGGGCACGGGTCACGGGGCTCCAAAGCGGCGCCGACGACTACCTCACCAAGCCTTTCAGCCTGAACGAGTTTCTCTTAAGGGTCGGCGGGATGCTGCGGCGCTCCTCCTGGTACCGGCCGGAACCGGTGGAGGAAGCCTACCGGTTCGGCGACAACGAAGTATTCCTCCTCTCCTATCACGCCCGGACCGCCCAGGGCGAAATCGATCTGACGGAACTGGAGGTAAAGATGCTCTCCCTTTTCTTCCAGCGGGAGGGAGAGGCGATCAGCCGCCGGGAGATCCTGGAAAACGTCTGGGGATACACCTCCGACACCGAAACCCGGACCCTCGACAACTTCATCGTACGGCTCCGGAAATACTTCGAGCCGAACCCGGCCAGACCGATCTACTTTCACACCGTTCGGGGACTGGGCTACCGCTTTAGCAGGAAAGGGAGCGAGATAGTGAGATCGTGA